In one Culex quinquefasciatus strain JHB chromosome 2, VPISU_Cqui_1.0_pri_paternal, whole genome shotgun sequence genomic region, the following are encoded:
- the LOC6044092 gene encoding clavesin-1 isoform X1, whose amino-acid sequence MGKLQLADVENEYKKFPDLKREDVQKIREWMEKQPHLPKISELEAILFLHSNYYKMEATKTAIEAYYTLRSTVPMFFTKRSAQEPGTKRAMDTLYGTILPKPTIENHVVVYGALKDFDTANFDIGEIFKLMIGVTDVQFLENGASDGYRIVIDMKGVTFGHVGKLSVSALKNFLVYLQDAMPIRLKGLHFASVPSFMDIVLGLLKPFMKKELMGMLFLHPTYEHMIPYFGKECLPSDCGGESESREELTEKCFGHIKELHDYFVEEEETRRIDESKRAASKNAGGGLSGIMGSFRKLDID is encoded by the exons ATGGGAAAACTCCAGCTGGCGGACGTCGAGAACGAGTACAAAAAGTTTCCCGATTTGAAGCGCGAGGATGTCCAGAAAATTCGCGAATGGATGGAAAAACAGCCCCATTTGCCGAAGATAAGTG aacttGAGGCAATTCTCTTCCTGCATTCCAATTACTACAAAATGGAGGCAACAAAAACTGCGATCGAAGCCTACTACACCTTAAGGTCAACTGTTCCCATGTTTTTCACCAAACGTTCTGCACAAGAACCTGGAACAAAGCGAGCTATGGACACTTT GTATGGTACTATTCTTCCTAAACCGACCATCGAAAATCACGTTGTTGTTTATGGAGCGTTAAAGGATTTTGACACTGCGAATTTCGACATTGGAGAAATTTTCAAGCt AATGATTGGTGTTACCGACGTACAGTTTCTGGAAAATGGAGCCTCCGACGGTTATCGAATTGTGATTGACATGAAGGGCGTTACGTTCGGCCACGTGGGGAAATTGTCCGTATCAGCGCTGAAAAACTTCCTGGTATATTTGCAAGACGCAATGCCAATCAGGCTGAAAGGTTTACACTTTGCCAGCGTTCCATCGTTCATGGACATCGTGCTGGGTCTGCTGAAACCGTTTATGAAGAAGGAACTTATGGGAATGCTTTTTTTACACCCCACTTACGAGCACATGATTCCATACTTTGGCAAAGAATGTCTCCCGTCGGATTGTGGTGGGGAAAGTGAAAGCCGCGAGGAGTTGACTG AAAAGTGCTTCGGTCACATTAAGGAGCTGCACGACTATTTCGTGGAAGAAGAAGAAACAAGACGTATCGATGAATCGAAACGTGCTGCCAGCAAAAATGCAGGTGGTGGCTTGTCCGGCATTATGGGCAGTTTCCGGAAGTTGGACATTGATtga
- the LOC6044092 gene encoding alpha-tocopherol transfer protein-like isoform X2 has protein sequence MGKLQLADVENEYKKFPDLKREDVQKIREWMEKQPHLPKISDLEIILFLHSNYHRIEPTKKTIDENYTCRTHVPEFFANRDITGTEMKTALDIVVIVPLTIPTKDQYTVLYGKLLKSDATDFSFESCLKFLLMIADVIQRESGAVHGYTFVLDMEGVTMGHVARLTISTIRKFLHFLQEAMPVRLKGIHLTNVVPFIDKILMLIKPFMKKELLEILHLHSKPETLYPFVQKECLINELGGNAGSLMEIQKTFNQHMVDNRDFLIQLEKVKADEGKRPGKPKDSGAIFGMEGNFKKLDID, from the exons ATGGGAAAACTCCAGCTGGCGGACGTCGAGAACGAGTACAAAAAGTTTCCCGATTTGAAGCGCGAGGATGTCCAGAAAATTCGCGAATGGATGGAAAAACAGCCCCATTTGCCGAAGATAAGTG atttggaaataattttgttcCTGCACTCAAACTATCATCGAATTGAGCCGACGAAAAAAACCATCGATGAGAACTACACGTGCCGAACCCACGTTCCAGAGTTTTTCGCCAACCGAGACATTACGGGAACCGAGATGAAGACCGCTTTGGATATTGT GGTAATTGTTCCACTGACTATCCCAACCAAAGATCAGTACACAGTTTTGTACGGAAAATTGCTCAAAAGTGATGCAACGGATTTTTCGTTTGAATCATGCTTGAAATT CTTGCTAATGATTGCCGATGTGATCCAGCGGGAATCCGGTGCCGTCCATGGGTACACCTTCGTGCTGGACATGGAGGGTGTAACAATGGGTCACGTGGCTCGACTGACGATTAGTACAATCCGCAAGTTTCTTCACTTTTTGCAAGAGGCAATGCCCGTAAGGCTGAAGGGTATTCACCTCACTAATGTGGTTCCGTTCATCGATAAAATTCTCATGCTGATCAAACCGTTTATGAAGAAAGAACTACTGGAGATTCTTCATCTGCACAGCAAGCCCGAAACTCTGTATCCGTTTGTTCAGAAGGAATGTTTGATCAATGAGCTTGGTGGAAACGCTGGATCGTTGATGGAGATTCAAA AAACCTTCAATCAACACATGGTTGATAACCGGGATTTCTTAATTCAGTTAGAAAAGGTAAAGGCTGATGAAGGTAAGAGACCTGGCAAGCCCAAAGATTCTGGTGCCATCTTTGGCATGGaaggaaatttcaaaaaactggaTATAGACTAA